In the genome of Triticum urartu cultivar G1812 chromosome 5, Tu2.1, whole genome shotgun sequence, one region contains:
- the LOC125507945 gene encoding V-type proton ATPase subunit C-like → MATRYLILSLPTGDEDAGASKYADSFWDELHRSLSGLHVPLYRLNVPNFRRTTLNVLNGVADSLTNLNAEVQDLCNTIHQYIMEIGSVSASKQKSTAVTIGGLSVDDYISMFLWDEKKYCLESPIKGLVSIINSEISNVKSDMKVKRAKYDDVQRKLRAVNRKQGVVSLQEIDFYSLLQPEDMVFSEHLVTLLVIVPITSQKEWLSTYEFLDPLVVPRSTKKIYEDQESALYTITLFAKAVPNFKDRAWKKHFQVSDFMFSPEAYERRKQGIQELVHDQEVTKASLLQWLYGSYSEVFSRWMHVVTMLVFSESRLRYGPHAGFLSVVLVPSMDNEGKIRNALEELTGGGKSYWNSADSEDAFALMGLVGQTDPYHYVSFSIKVV, encoded by the exons ATGGCGACAAGGTATCTGATACTGTCCCTACCTACGGGCGATGAGGATGCTGGTGCCTCAAAGTATGCAGACTCTTTTTGGGATGAATTGCACAGATCCCTGTCAGGCTTGCACGTACCACTCTACAGG CTCAACGTTCCAAATTTCCGAAGAACTACACTTAATGTTCTGAATGGCGTCGCAGACAGCCTTACCAAT TTAAATGCAGAAGTACAAGACCTCTGCAATACCATCCATCAGTATATCATGGAGATTGGGAGTGTCTCCGCATCAAAACAAAAGAGTACTGCAGTCACAATCGGTGGTCTCTCCGTGGATGATTATATATCAAT GTTTCTATGGGATGAGAAAAAATATTGTCTGGAGTCGCCTATCAAGGGTTTAGTCTCTATCATCAATTCTGAGATTTCCAATGTGAAAAGTGATATGAAG GTAAAGAGGGCAAAGTATGATGATGTTCAAAGGAAGCTTCGTGCGGTTAACAGAAAACAAGGTGTTGTAAG CCTTCAAGAGATTGACTTTTACAGCCTCCTGCAACCAGAAGATATGGTGTTCTCTGAACATCTTGTAACACTTTTGGTGATTGTACCAATAACATCCCAGAAGGAATGGTTATCAACCTATGAGTTCCTTGATCCTTTGGTG GTACCACGATCAACTAAAAAGATTTATGAGGACCAGGAATCTGCTCTATACACAATTACACTATTTGCTAAGGCTGTTCCAAATTTCAAGGATCGTGCATGGAAGAAACATTTTCAG GTTAGCGACTTCATGTTTAGCCCCGAGGCATACGAAAGAAGAAAGCAAGGGATCCAGGAGTTAGTTCATGACCAGGAAGTTACAAAGGCCTCTCTTTTGCAGTGGCTATATGGAAGCTACAGCGAG GTTTTTTCCCGCTGGATGCATGTCGTTACTATGCTTGTCTTTTCTGAGAGTCGTCTCCGGTATGGCCCTCATGCTGGATTCCTG TCAGTGGTTCTTGTTCCATCTATGGACAATGAGGGGAAAATTAGGAACGCCTTGGAGGAATTGACTGGTGGTGGAAAGAG TTACTGGAATTCTGCAGATTCAGAAGATGCGTTTGCTCTTATGGGACTGGTTGGTCAAACCGACCCATATCACTATGTTTCATTCAGCATCAAGGTTGTCTGA
- the LOC125507946 gene encoding sirohydrochlorin ferrochelatase, chloroplastic-like isoform X1: protein MHPVSISFQPFTATPAGDFPSRTTNVRSRGDFFKLPTVGRSSGYRAMNSGPNSASRSATTGEQDFAVGENDGVIIVDHGSRRQESNLMLNDFVTMFRARTGYRIVEPAHMELAEPTIKEAFGKCVQQGASRIIVSPYFLSPGRHWKQDIPSLAAEASKEHSNVAYIVTAPLGLHELMVDVMNDRIKYCLRHVAGDAGECAVCAGTGKCHLYS from the exons ATGCACCCTGTGTCGATCTCCTTTCAACCCTTCACTGCAACTCCCGCGGGCGATTTTCCCTCGAG GACCACTAATGTGAGGTCTCGCGGTGATTTTTTCAAGTTGCCAACAGTTGGAAGAAGTAGTGGATACCGTGCCATGAATTCCGGACCAAATTCTGCTTCCAGGTCTGCAACGACTGGGGAACAGGATTTTGCTGTGGGAGAGAATGATGGTGTGATCATAGTCGACCATGGGTCACGGCGACAGGAATCTAATCTCATGCTAA ACGATTTTGTTACTATGTTCAGGGCAAGGACTGGATACAGGATTGTTGAGCCTGCTCACATG GAGCTCGCTGAGCCTACCATTAAAGAAGCATTTGGAAAATGTGTCCAGCAAGGCGCATCCCGCATTATTGTCAGCCCATATTTCCTTTCACCTGGACGGCACTGGAAACAA GATATACCTTCTTTAGCAGCAGAAGCCTCTAAAGAGCACTCTAACGTGGCCTACATTGTCACTGCTCCTCTTGGATTGCATGAGCTTATGGTG GATGTTATGAATGATCGCATCAAGTACTGCCTGAGGCATGTTGCAGGCGATGCCGGTGAGTGTGCAGTATGTGCTGGGACTGGAAAGTGCCACCTCTACTCCTGA
- the LOC125507946 gene encoding sirohydrochlorin ferrochelatase, chloroplastic-like isoform X2, translating to MHPVSISFQPFTATPAGDFPSRTTNVRSRGDFFKLPTVGRSSGYRAMNSGPNSASRSATTGEQDFAVGENDGVIIVDHGSRRQESNLMLNDFVTMFRARTGYRIVEPAHMELAEPTIKEAFGKCVQQGASRIIVSPYFLSPGRHWKQDIPSLAAEASKEHSNVAYIVTAPLGLHELMVIANQIEYTTYSTVHIIQGNLLSFF from the exons ATGCACCCTGTGTCGATCTCCTTTCAACCCTTCACTGCAACTCCCGCGGGCGATTTTCCCTCGAG GACCACTAATGTGAGGTCTCGCGGTGATTTTTTCAAGTTGCCAACAGTTGGAAGAAGTAGTGGATACCGTGCCATGAATTCCGGACCAAATTCTGCTTCCAGGTCTGCAACGACTGGGGAACAGGATTTTGCTGTGGGAGAGAATGATGGTGTGATCATAGTCGACCATGGGTCACGGCGACAGGAATCTAATCTCATGCTAA ACGATTTTGTTACTATGTTCAGGGCAAGGACTGGATACAGGATTGTTGAGCCTGCTCACATG GAGCTCGCTGAGCCTACCATTAAAGAAGCATTTGGAAAATGTGTCCAGCAAGGCGCATCCCGCATTATTGTCAGCCCATATTTCCTTTCACCTGGACGGCACTGGAAACAA GATATACCTTCTTTAGCAGCAGAAGCCTCTAAAGAGCACTCTAACGTGGCCTACATTGTCACTGCTCCTCTTGGATTGCATGAGCTTATGGTG ATAGCAAACCAAATCGAATATACCACCTACTCCACTGTTCATATTATCCAAGGCAATCTCCTCTCTTTTTTTTGA